From one Azospirillum sp. TSH100 genomic stretch:
- a CDS encoding mechanosensitive ion channel domain-containing protein — MPAPFLRKLSKLLTPLAGSLALAGALYLAGNTYQKAGAEALEMVFRVLAYALNIGLILFAAQFVHRLVQIVLLEGLVGSALGEPVPRLLVQLSGLVVFSIAFAAIAGYVFKQDLTVLWAASGVLGVVLGMAVREPLLDICSGLALNLDRPIRIGEHIRLHKVGDNTIEGRVQEISWRSTRLKDDCGNIVVVPNSRIAASTITNHSRPSPFLEFMTSIVMDATVPAERVLRILEAAALEASAAFTVAGAGKPYARVRSVTLNGVEYGIFFDTPVELRFRARSMVLQKVLEHLNAAGLRPAWPKGERAPGDPAAAEWRTVELPVIMQAMAATPLLGDMPADDLEVLAEETRLRRMTAGTTLVQAGEAAMAAYVVLEGLLAAEPARGRSGQQETARNIGPGGVIGATALLQGAIHGETVRCSTGVLLVEVTLDAVRAMAMHRPESAELLSRRVAAQVVSDLRARNGGRASFADEADLAADVLAHIRRAAGLLHVGTT; from the coding sequence ATGCCCGCCCCTTTCCTCCGCAAGCTCAGCAAACTCCTGACGCCGCTCGCCGGCAGCCTCGCGCTGGCCGGTGCGCTGTATCTGGCGGGCAACACCTATCAGAAGGCCGGTGCAGAAGCGCTGGAGATGGTGTTCCGGGTTCTGGCCTACGCGCTGAACATCGGCCTGATCCTGTTCGCCGCCCAGTTCGTGCACCGGCTGGTCCAGATCGTGCTGCTGGAAGGGCTGGTCGGCTCGGCGCTGGGCGAGCCGGTGCCACGGCTTCTGGTGCAGCTTTCCGGTCTGGTGGTCTTCTCCATCGCCTTCGCCGCCATCGCCGGCTATGTCTTCAAGCAGGATCTGACCGTGCTGTGGGCGGCGTCGGGCGTGCTCGGCGTGGTGCTGGGCATGGCGGTGCGCGAACCGCTGCTGGACATCTGCAGCGGTCTGGCGCTGAACCTCGACCGGCCGATCCGCATCGGCGAGCATATCCGCCTGCATAAGGTCGGCGATAACACCATCGAGGGGCGCGTTCAGGAGATCAGCTGGCGCAGCACGCGTCTTAAGGACGATTGCGGCAATATCGTCGTGGTGCCGAACAGCCGGATCGCCGCCTCCACCATCACCAACCATTCCCGCCCCAGTCCCTTCCTGGAATTCATGACCTCCATCGTCATGGATGCCACCGTACCGGCCGAGCGTGTGCTGCGCATCCTGGAGGCGGCGGCGCTGGAGGCATCGGCGGCGTTCACGGTGGCGGGCGCCGGCAAACCGTACGCGCGTGTACGTTCCGTTACCCTCAATGGTGTTGAGTATGGGATCTTTTTCGACACTCCGGTCGAATTGCGGTTCCGTGCCCGCAGCATGGTGCTGCAAAAGGTGCTGGAGCATCTGAACGCAGCCGGCCTGCGACCCGCTTGGCCGAAGGGGGAGCGCGCACCGGGCGATCCGGCGGCTGCGGAATGGCGGACTGTGGAACTGCCCGTGATCATGCAGGCAATGGCGGCGACGCCGCTGCTTGGCGACATGCCGGCCGACGATCTGGAGGTTCTGGCGGAAGAGACCCGCCTGCGCCGGATGACCGCGGGCACCACGCTGGTCCAGGCTGGCGAGGCCGCGATGGCCGCCTATGTCGTGCTGGAGGGGCTCCTGGCGGCCGAGCCGGCGCGCGGTCGGAGTGGCCAGCAGGAGACCGCCCGCAACATCGGCCCGGGCGGGGTGATCGGGGCGACGGCTCTGCTCCAGGGCGCCATTCATGGCGAGACGGTGCGCTGCAGCACCGGCGTGCTGCTGGTCGAGGTGACCTTGGATGCGGTCCGCGCGATGGCGATGCACCGGCCCGAATCGGCGGAACTGCTGAGCCGGCGCGTTGCGGCGCAGGTGGTCTCGGACCTGCGCGCCCGCAATGGCGGACGGGCGAGTTTCGCCGATGAGGCGGATCTCGCCGCCGATGTGCTCGCCCACATCCGCCGTGCCGCCGGGCTGCTCCACGTTGGTACGACCTGA
- a CDS encoding DUF2061 domain-containing protein, whose product MKPKGRWAAALLHALALLTGAVMMPSAASALAVGDTVSGRFELGEKQIPLPAGKWTVAGLGNQNFSMPEVGAFGTIRSAVLMMTRDSSVVAVLEVNANALPSTDGWGRTKACAPAENQLMLIDRYRTGWETSCQFLRATRFDAGTAGPEAWEKARAFAGKEKLTMPQVWLTAGFRVSDRHDLIDARYHINPTLLLGPAALQLTQLSDWTGEAAKADPLRQGAVRAVAAWGSGFDAWIERGLRNRMAEDPGPLPELVAATPSYADLKLRELDRLHQEGRIDDATYKAQVDRAKAEVPEFKPNTSLLSNSVRKNISFRSIGTIVDYGIAYLVTANNAVSWGIALTLNATDSVWFVLNDQYWDDYYARLNTHDAERLVDFTYIGDYVAAEARL is encoded by the coding sequence ATGAAACCGAAAGGTCGGTGGGCTGCTGCCCTGCTGCATGCTTTGGCGCTCCTGACCGGCGCCGTAATGATGCCGTCGGCGGCATCCGCCCTGGCTGTCGGGGATACCGTTTCCGGCCGGTTCGAGCTGGGTGAGAAACAGATCCCGTTGCCTGCGGGCAAATGGACGGTCGCCGGCCTCGGAAACCAGAATTTCTCGATGCCGGAGGTCGGCGCCTTCGGCACCATCCGTTCGGCGGTCCTGATGATGACGCGCGACAGCAGCGTCGTCGCGGTGCTGGAGGTCAACGCCAATGCGTTGCCCAGCACAGATGGCTGGGGGCGCACCAAGGCCTGTGCTCCGGCGGAAAACCAGCTGATGCTGATCGACCGCTACCGCACGGGCTGGGAAACCTCCTGCCAGTTCCTGCGCGCGACCCGGTTCGATGCCGGCACCGCCGGACCGGAGGCATGGGAGAAGGCCCGCGCCTTTGCCGGAAAGGAAAAGCTGACCATGCCGCAGGTCTGGCTAACCGCCGGTTTCCGGGTCAGCGACCGCCATGACCTGATCGACGCGCGCTATCACATCAACCCCACTCTGCTGCTGGGGCCCGCCGCCTTGCAGTTGACCCAGCTGAGCGACTGGACCGGCGAGGCTGCCAAGGCTGATCCGCTGCGCCAGGGGGCGGTGCGGGCGGTTGCCGCCTGGGGATCGGGCTTCGATGCCTGGATTGAGCGCGGCCTGCGCAACCGCATGGCCGAGGATCCCGGTCCGCTCCCCGAACTGGTGGCGGCCACGCCATCCTATGCCGACCTGAAGCTGCGGGAACTCGACCGTCTCCATCAGGAGGGCCGCATCGACGACGCCACCTACAAGGCGCAGGTCGATCGGGCAAAGGCCGAGGTGCCGGAGTTCAAGCCGAACACCTCACTGCTCTCGAATTCCGTCCGCAAGAACATTTCGTTCCGGTCGATCGGCACCATCGTCGACTATGGCATCGCCTATCTGGTGACGGCCAACAATGCCGTGTCCTGGGGCATCGCGCTGACGCTGAATGCCACCGATTCGGTCTGGTTCGTTCTGAATGATCAATATTGGGATGATTATTACGCCCGGCTGAATACGCATGATGCCGAGCGGTTGGTCGATTTCACCTATATTGGCGATTATGTGGCTGCGGAGGCGCGACTCTAA